The nucleotide sequence TCTGGTGCTCATGGAGGGACTCGAACCCCCGACTTCCACCATGTGAGGGTGACACTCTAACCAACTGAGTTACATGAGCAGTATTGGGTTGAACATAAAATGTATTATACACGATTTTTTGTCCTTTGACTAGCCCTGAAAAGTAAAAAAATCGCCGTTATGCACATTTTTTTGTGGATAAAAAAGGTGGCCCTGTGGATAAACCTTGAAATGCGCTCAATCATTCACTGGTTATCCACAGGGAGTTGGGGGGAATTTGTGGAGAAGCAATGAATTGGTTGTTTTCGCCTAAATGAAAACAAATGTGGGAGATATGTCTGGAGTTGTGAGATGCAAGAGATGGAGGTGAGGCGTGATGGGCAGTTTGGAGAAGAAGGTCGAGCTTTTTTGCGAGGTCTTTCCCAAACTCAGCGACTTTGAGAAGGAGGATTGGGAAGAAAATTTTCTCGTGGAATTTACGCACGATTCGACCTCCATCGAGGGAAACACCCTGACCTTGATTGAAACGAAGATGATTCTTGCCGACAAGATTGTTCCGACGGAAACGACACTGCGCGAATTGGATGAAGTGCGCGGCCACGCAGAAGCGTGGCAGTTTGTCAAGGATTGCGTGAAGCGGCACGTTCCTCTGACGGAAGGCATCATCAAGGACATTCATGAAAGAGTCGTTCCCGCGCGGGGCATCGGCGGCATTTATCGCAATATTCCCGTGCATATCCGCGGTGCGCGTCATGTGCCGCCGAATCCGCGCAAGGTGTGGGAGGCGATGAAGGATTTCGCCTATCGCATGGAGCATGACGATTTTGCCGATCCGCTCGAAAAGGCGGCATGGCTTCATGCGGAGTTTGTCAGGATGCATCCGTTTCAAGATGGAAATGGGCGGACGGCGCGCCTTCTTATGAACTATCATTTGCTGGCGCAGGGTTTTCCACCGACTTCCATCAAGTTGAAGAACCGAGGCGCGTATTTCGCTGCTTTGGAAGAGTATTCCGTGGGCGGGCGTCTTACGTCGTTCTTGCAGTTGCTGCAGCAGAATATGGAGAGGGAATTGGAGGCGTTCTTTACGATGTATTCCCTGCACATGGACGTGCCGGAGTTGCAGAGGAAGAGGCCGGAACTGGCGGCTTTGGCGATGTCCTATAGAGAACAGGAGACTGCGAAGTATTGACGGAACGGCTTTTCGGAAGAAGTGTAAAAAAAGTTTGGGTGTGAATAAGAAAATGGCTCAAAAATTTTATGCCGTGCGTGCGGGACGTGCGACGGGAATCTTTCTTACATGGGAGGAATGCCGCGCGCAGGTAGAAGGCTTTCGCGGCGCACGCTACAAGAGCTTTCCGACGGAGGCAGAAGCCCGCGCCTGGCTTACGGCGGCGCAGCCTTTGTCGGCGCTCTTCGATGAAGCGGAAGCCGCGCCGACGCGCCGTGCGCCCGTGCGCAAAAAAAGCGCCGCAATGGGCGGCAGAGCGAATGAAGCGGCGGACGACGCATCTCTCTGCCATGTCTATACGGACGGCTCGTGCCTTCGGAATCCGAACGGGCCGGGCGGCTGGGCGG is from Selenomonas sputigena ATCC 35185 and encodes:
- a CDS encoding Fic family protein; this translates as MGSLEKKVELFCEVFPKLSDFEKEDWEENFLVEFTHDSTSIEGNTLTLIETKMILADKIVPTETTLRELDEVRGHAEAWQFVKDCVKRHVPLTEGIIKDIHERVVPARGIGGIYRNIPVHIRGARHVPPNPRKVWEAMKDFAYRMEHDDFADPLEKAAWLHAEFVRMHPFQDGNGRTARLLMNYHLLAQGFPPTSIKLKNRGAYFAALEEYSVGGRLTSFLQLLQQNMERELEAFFTMYSLHMDVPELQRKRPELAALAMSYREQETAKY